In one window of Candidatus Binatia bacterium DNA:
- a CDS encoding CoA transferase, whose amino-acid sequence MPMPLEGVRVIDWTIWQQGPVASVMLGDLGAEVIKIEQRESGDPGRGILKMSGIDLSDRPNFYFEANNRNKLGIAIDLKKPEGREIVYRLVEKSDVFVQNFRLGVAERLGLGYEDLAQRNPRLIYACATGYGPRGPEAEDPSFDQMGLARSGFMYAVGEPDMPPLQVAGGIADQMGAIMLAYGILAALLARERFGVGQKVDASHLGSMIWLQGLSVSSRAMMGFAIPRLPRKYAANPLWNHYRCQDGLWICLGMLQPDRYWADFVRALGHPELATDPRFVDLRARAAHAAEAVDLLDRIFATRPRAEWVEILRKGGDFIFTVVNTVDDLPDDPQVVANDYIVPFDHPRFGPTKVVGLPVQLSATPGSIRLPAPEFGQHTEQVLIDLLGYTWDEVAALKEREVI is encoded by the coding sequence ATGCCGATGCCGTTGGAAGGCGTGCGGGTGATTGATTGGACCATTTGGCAGCAGGGACCGGTGGCCTCGGTGATGCTGGGCGACTTGGGGGCGGAAGTCATCAAAATCGAGCAGCGGGAGAGCGGCGACCCGGGGCGGGGCATCTTGAAAATGAGCGGGATCGATTTGAGCGATCGACCGAATTTTTATTTCGAGGCCAACAACCGTAATAAGCTGGGAATCGCCATCGATCTAAAGAAACCTGAGGGGCGGGAGATCGTGTACCGGTTGGTGGAGAAATCAGATGTCTTCGTGCAGAACTTCCGCCTCGGTGTGGCCGAGCGCTTAGGCCTCGGATACGAGGATCTCGCGCAGCGGAACCCACGCCTGATTTACGCATGCGCGACCGGGTACGGCCCGCGCGGTCCGGAGGCGGAAGATCCCTCGTTCGATCAGATGGGCCTTGCGCGCTCTGGGTTTATGTACGCAGTGGGTGAGCCCGACATGCCGCCGTTGCAAGTTGCCGGAGGCATTGCCGACCAGATGGGCGCCATCATGCTCGCCTACGGAATTCTCGCTGCCTTGCTGGCGCGCGAACGGTTTGGCGTTGGCCAAAAAGTGGATGCTTCGCACCTGGGAAGCATGATTTGGCTCCAAGGTCTTTCGGTGTCCTCGCGCGCGATGATGGGTTTTGCGATTCCTCGGCTCCCCCGGAAGTACGCGGCCAACCCCTTGTGGAACCACTATCGATGCCAGGATGGTTTGTGGATTTGCTTGGGAATGCTGCAGCCAGACCGCTATTGGGCCGACTTCGTCCGCGCCCTTGGCCATCCGGAACTGGCCACGGATCCCCGCTTTGTCGACTTGCGCGCCCGCGCCGCTCACGCCGCGGAAGCAGTAGATCTCCTCGATCGCATCTTTGCCACACGGCCACGCGCAGAGTGGGTCGAGATTCTCCGCAAGGGGGGCGATTTTATCTTTACTGTCGTGAATACGGTCGACGACTTACCTGATGATCCCCAAGTGGTTGCCAACGACTACATCGTTCCCTTCGACCACCCGCGGTTTGGGCCCACGAAAGTCGTTGGCTTGCCGGTGCAACTGAGTGCGACCCCAGGAAGCATTCGCTTGCCGGCTCCAGAATTCGGACAACACACGGAGCAGGTGCTGATCGACCTGCTCGGGTACACCTGGGACGAGGTGGCCGCTCTCAAGGAACGGGAGGTGATCTAA
- a CDS encoding CCA tRNA nucleotidyltransferase, whose translation MSNKERAARKIAQRLRQAGHTALLAGGCVRDLLLGREPKDFDVATDAPAEVVQRLFRRTIPVGAQFGVVLVTDYGPPIEVATFRQDEVYLDGRRPSAIRYAGPEADAQRRDFTINGMFLDPETNQVVDYVGGRADLEARVIRAIGDPASRIAEDRLRMLRAVRFAAVLGFEIEQNTFEAIRSNAALITGIAWERIGDEIARMLTEGERGAARRAFELLDATGLLVHVLPEVAAMKGVQQSPDYHPEGDVWTHTLLLLEQLDHASVSLALGALLHDVGKPVTQAHNNGRITFYGHCERGAEMAVEICQRLRRSRETWERVAFLVREHLRHIHAREMRPSTLKRFLAQEGIDELLELVRMDILASNRNLETWEFCRRKLEELRNQGHLPPPLLRGRDLLQEGYAPGPRIGEILRIVRDLQLDGQLHTREEALAWVREHYPAQAD comes from the coding sequence GTGTCGAACAAGGAACGCGCCGCACGGAAAATTGCCCAACGGCTCCGGCAAGCAGGGCACACGGCTCTGTTGGCTGGCGGCTGTGTGCGCGACTTGCTCCTCGGGCGGGAGCCAAAGGATTTCGATGTGGCTACCGATGCCCCCGCAGAAGTCGTCCAGCGGCTGTTCCGGCGCACCATTCCTGTGGGTGCACAGTTTGGGGTGGTGTTGGTGACCGACTATGGTCCGCCCATCGAAGTCGCCACTTTCCGGCAGGACGAAGTGTATCTCGATGGCCGGCGACCGTCGGCAATTCGCTATGCCGGGCCGGAGGCTGACGCTCAGCGTCGGGATTTCACGATCAACGGCATGTTTCTCGATCCCGAAACAAACCAGGTGGTGGACTATGTCGGCGGGCGGGCCGATTTGGAGGCCCGGGTGATTCGTGCGATTGGCGACCCGGCGAGCCGCATTGCGGAAGACCGCCTGCGGATGCTCCGTGCCGTACGGTTTGCTGCTGTGCTCGGTTTCGAGATCGAACAGAACACGTTCGAGGCGATCCGGTCCAACGCGGCGTTGATCACCGGCATCGCCTGGGAGCGAATTGGCGACGAGATTGCGCGCATGCTCACGGAAGGCGAGCGAGGTGCGGCGCGGCGCGCCTTCGAGTTGCTCGACGCGACGGGGCTGCTCGTGCACGTGCTTCCCGAGGTGGCCGCGATGAAAGGGGTCCAGCAGTCGCCCGACTACCATCCTGAGGGCGACGTTTGGACCCATACGTTGCTCCTCCTCGAACAGCTCGATCACGCCTCCGTCTCGCTGGCGCTCGGCGCTTTGCTGCACGATGTGGGAAAACCCGTCACGCAAGCCCACAACAACGGCCGGATTACATTTTACGGCCACTGCGAACGCGGGGCGGAAATGGCCGTAGAAATTTGCCAGCGCTTGCGCCGGAGCCGCGAAACCTGGGAGCGTGTGGCATTTCTTGTGCGCGAGCACTTACGACACATCCATGCCCGCGAGATGCGGCCGAGTACGCTGAAGCGCTTCCTTGCCCAGGAGGGAATCGACGAGCTCCTCGAACTCGTGCGCATGGATATTCTGGCCTCCAACCGCAACCTCGAAACTTGGGAATTTTGCCGGCGTAAGCTCGAGGAATTGCGCAACCAAGGCCACCTTCCCCCGCCCTTGCTCCGCGGGCGGGATCTTTTGCAGGAAGGTTACGCTCCGGGGCCCAGAATCGGCGAAATTTTGCGGATCGTGCGCGACTTGCAACTCGACGGGCAGCTCCACACTCGCGAGGAGGCGCTCGCTTGGGTGCGGGAGCACTATCCTGCGCAGGCGGATTAG